One Apis cerana isolate GH-2021 linkage group LG15, AcerK_1.0, whole genome shotgun sequence DNA window includes the following coding sequences:
- the LOC108000731 gene encoding protein roadkill isoform X5, giving the protein MAVSRVPSPPPPEVNTPVAENWCYTQVLCAQVKVVKFSYMWTINNFSFCREEMGEVLKSSTFSAGANDKLKWCLRVNPKGLDEESKDYLSLYLLLVSCNKSEVRAKFKFSILNAKREETKAMESQRAYRFVQGKDWGFKKFIRRDFLLDEANGLLPDDKLTIFCEVYTFVSVVADSVNISGQSNTIQFKVPECRLPDDLGLLFENQKFSDVTLTVCGREFQAHKAILAARSPVFSAMFEHEMEERKQNRVDITDVDHEVLREMLRFIYTGKAANLEKMADDLLAAADKYALERLKVMCEEALCTSLAIENAADILILADLHSADQLKAQAIDFINTHATDVMDTAGFKSMVNSHPHLIAEAFRALATQQIPPIGPPRKRVKQS; this is encoded by the exons GTCTTATGTGCACAGGTGAAGGTGGTTAAGTTCAGCTACATGTGGACGATAAATAACTTCAGCTTTTGCCGGGAGGAAATGGGAGAAGTACTAAAGTCGTCCACCTTCTCAGCAGGGGccaacgataaattaaaatg GTGCCTAAGAGTGAATCCTAAGGGTCTGGATGAGGAGAGCAAAGACTATCTGTCGCTATATCTCCTTCTCGTTTCGTGCAACAAATCCGAAGTCAGAGCAAAgttcaaattttctattcttaatGCCAAAAGAGAAGAAACCAAAGCAATGG AGAGCCAACGTGCTTATAGGTTCGTCCAAGGTAAAGATTGGGGTTTTAAGAAGTTCATTAGGAGAGATTTCTTGTTGGACGAGGCCAATGGACTCTTGCCCGACGATAAACTCACGATATTCTGTGAGGTATATACCTTT GTCAGCGTAGTGGCAGATAGCGTGAATATTTCCGGACAAAGTAATACTATACAATTCAAAGTTCCAGAATGTCGATTACCGGATGATTTAggacttttatttgaaaaccaAAAATTCAGCGATGTCACGTTGACAGTATGTGGGAGAGAATTTCAAGCGCACAAAGCTATTCTCGcag CACGAAGTCCTGTTTTTTCGGCGATGTTCGAGCACGAGATGGAGGAAAGGAAACAAAATCGCGTGGACATCACCGACGTAGACCACGAAGTGTTACGAGAAATGttacgatttatatatacgGGAAAGGCAGCAAATTTGGAAAAGATGGCGGACGATTTACTAGCTGCAGCGGACAAATACGCATTAGAAAGGTTGAAAGTTATGTGCGAGGAAGCGTTATGCACAAGTTTAGCAATCGAGAACGCAGCTGACATTCTAATTCTTGCTGATCTTCATAGTGCTGATCAACTTAAGGCACAAGCCATAGATTTTATTAACac ACATGCGACAGACGTAATGGACACAGCAGGTTTCAAATCAATGGTGAACTCTCATCCGCACCTCATAGCGGAAGCGTTTCGGGCATTAGCCACTCAACAAATTCCACCGATCGGACCGCCCAGGAAGCGGGTGAAACAAAGCTGA